AACCAGAACTTGGGGATGGAGTCAAGGAGCACCATGGAAAGGCCAGACAATTATCCTCATTTAGCTTAAAAAAGAGTGCCTTTTTAGGTGTTTTAGTGTTATTGTTGGGAATGGGGGCCTATATCGTTGGTGATTTAGCATCTGAGCGAAAGGCCAACAGAAAGGTTACCTTAGCAGTGCTTCCATTTAAGACGCTTAGTGATAATCCATCTGATCAATATTTCGCCGACGGTGTTATGGATGTCATATTAAGTAGCCTTTCAGGGATAGAAAATTTTAATGTGATCTCACGAACCACGATGGAACAGTACCGGAAGAATTCTAAAACCACTCCTGAAATAGCCAAAGAATTGGGTATTACCCATATGCTGGAGGCCAGTGTTCAAAAGCAAACGGATGAAGTCCGTATTGTGGTGAAGCTTATTGATGCCAAGAACGATGTTCATATCTGGTCCGACCACTACGAAAGGCAATATAAAGATATCTTCTCGATGCAGAGCGAAGTTGCCAGGGAAATTGTGGATCAGCTAGCGGTGACATTGACGCCTGCGGATGAGAAAAAAATAGCCGAGACCCCCACTAAAAATGTTGAGGCTTACAATTTATACCTGAAGGGCCGTTTTTTTTGGGATAGGCGAACAGAGGCTGACTTAAAACGAAGTATTAAATATTTTGAAGAGGCCATAGCATTAGATTCGTTGTATGCTCTAGCTTATGCCGGCTTGGGCGATGCATACCAAGTTATGGGGTGGTGGGGATGGTATCCTAGAGAAGAAGGATTTGAAAAGGCGAAAGTATATGCTGAAAAAGCACTTTTAATCAATGAAAACATTTCATTGGCACATACAGTATTGGGAATCAATTTTTTTAATGAATGGGATTATAAACGTGCAGAAAATAAATTCAAATTAGCATTAAATTTGGAGCCTACTAATTCAAGAGCTCATCAATTTTATGCTGAGTTGCTGGATTTATTGGGGAGAAAAAAGGAAGCAAGGGAACATATTGATTTGGCGATTAAATATAATCCCAATGCGCCTATTCTTTATAGTAGTAGTGGAACAATTTATTACAACAATGGTGAATTTGAAAATGCGTTAAAAGAATCGGCCAAAGCTCGAGAATTTAATGAAAAAAGAGGATTAAAGAACATTTTTCTTAGTAATGTTAGATTACATGAATACGATAAAGCCGTTGAAGCCCTAAAAGCAAAAAATTCCAAATTTAAAGATGCTCCTGGTGAAATTGATGCAATATATAAAGCACAAGGGATAGAAGGCGTTTTGGAGTGGTATATAAATCAGTTTTCGGAATCTGGTAAAAATGGATGCATTGGTAAGGCTGAGTTGTGCATGTTTATAGGGGATACGGA
This genomic stretch from Flavobacteriaceae bacterium GSB9 harbors:
- a CDS encoding helix-turn-helix domain-containing protein, with the translated sequence MDTQISMDQVFLSNLDEILEANYQDEHFGVRELSSLAGVSRSKLHRKLRELKEQTASEYIKAYRLQKAYLLLKNNVSSVSEIAYSVGFNSPSYFTKCFHKRYKCAPSEVKQKPELGDGVKEHHGKARQLSSFSLKKSAFLGVLVLLLGMGAYIVGDLASERKANRKVTLAVLPFKTLSDNPSDQYFADGVMDVILSSLSGIENFNVISRTTMEQYRKNSKTTPEIAKELGITHMLEASVQKQTDEVRIVVKLIDAKNDVHIWSDHYERQYKDIFSMQSEVAREIVDQLAVTLTPADEKKIAETPTKNVEAYNLYLKGRFFWDRRTEADLKRSIKYFEEAIALDSLYALAYAGLGDAYQVMGWWGWYPREEGFEKAKVYAEKALLINENISLAHTVLGINFFNEWDYKRAENKFKLALNLEPTNSRAHQFYAELLDLLGRKKEAREHIDLAIKYNPNAPILYSSSGTIYYNNGEFENALKESAKAREFNEKRGLKNIFLSNVRLHEYDKAVEALKAKNSKFKDAPGEIDAIYKAQGIEGVLEWYINQFSESGKNGCIGKAELCMFIGDTERALDLLEKSYEKKEYYFPKIKSDIDFEPLKTHPRFIVLVNKLNME